In a single window of the Blastopirellula retiformator genome:
- a CDS encoding protein kinase domain-containing protein: MADLSAEEFAQRVLDYGLIEPAQLETIWGQLGTREVSLGEFQNILLRREILTNYQVERLLKGLKNGYFYGNYKVLYMIGTGTFARVYRTVHKDTGKVVAAKVLRRRYCEDPKRSGQFMQEGELGKALRHPNICPIYEVHSESNLYQQGTNYFLIIEFIEGQNLRDLLRIRGKFSPVEATKLMIDICSGLAYAAERGLTHRDLKLSNVLISSRGRAKLVDFGLAAFAEQVADDGAAANPRTVDYAGLEMATNAPRDDHRSDIYFAGAIYYQMLTGHAPLYETRDRQKRLSATRYTGFESIARIAPDLPRSVAAVAMKAMELNPDKRYQSAAAMLNDLKLAARRLELGDDGAAGEIRAKLEAEGGGGPVAKFMEGMNKTVMVVEANLEMQDVLRDRLKAYGYRVLVISNPERAMARFAEEGERAADLCLFSTVDLGSVGLEAFNKFATDPHTVNIPAILLLKERQAGWKSEAKLGEHRAAMLMPIKVRQLRTLVRELLKEPAEEEVETS; encoded by the coding sequence ATGGCTGATCTGTCTGCGGAAGAATTTGCGCAGCGTGTGCTCGATTACGGTCTGATCGAACCAGCTCAGCTGGAGACGATCTGGGGCCAGCTCGGTACCCGCGAGGTCTCCTTGGGAGAATTTCAGAACATCTTGCTGCGCCGCGAGATCCTGACCAACTACCAGGTCGAGCGTCTCCTGAAGGGCCTGAAAAACGGCTACTTCTATGGCAATTACAAGGTGCTCTACATGATCGGAACCGGGACCTTCGCCCGGGTCTATCGCACTGTTCACAAGGACACCGGCAAGGTGGTCGCCGCCAAAGTGCTGCGGCGTCGCTATTGTGAAGACCCCAAGCGGTCTGGCCAGTTCATGCAGGAAGGGGAACTCGGCAAAGCGCTGCGGCATCCCAACATCTGCCCGATCTACGAAGTCCATTCGGAAAGCAACCTCTACCAACAGGGGACCAACTACTTTCTGATCATTGAGTTCATCGAAGGTCAAAACCTGCGCGACTTGCTGCGGATTCGGGGCAAGTTCAGCCCCGTCGAGGCGACCAAGTTGATGATCGACATCTGCAGCGGGCTGGCCTACGCCGCTGAGCGCGGATTGACCCATCGCGACTTGAAGCTCTCCAACGTGTTGATCTCCAGTCGCGGTCGCGCGAAGCTGGTCGACTTCGGTCTGGCCGCCTTTGCCGAGCAAGTGGCTGACGACGGCGCCGCCGCCAATCCGCGTACTGTCGACTACGCCGGTTTAGAAATGGCGACCAACGCTCCTCGCGACGACCACCGCAGCGATATCTACTTTGCCGGCGCCATCTACTATCAGATGCTCACCGGGCATGCTCCCTTGTACGAAACCCGCGATCGCCAGAAGCGCTTGTCCGCGACTCGCTACACCGGTTTTGAGTCGATTGCCCGCATCGCGCCTGACTTGCCCCGTTCGGTCGCCGCCGTCGCGATGAAAGCGATGGAACTGAACCCCGACAAGCGTTATCAGTCGGCCGCCGCGATGCTGAACGACCTGAAGCTGGCCGCTCGGCGGTTGGAACTGGGTGACGATGGCGCCGCCGGCGAAATTCGAGCCAAGCTCGAAGCCGAAGGAGGCGGCGGTCCGGTCGCCAAGTTCATGGAAGGGATGAACAAGACGGTTATGGTCGTCGAGGCCAACCTCGAAATGCAGGACGTCCTTCGCGATCGTCTGAAGGCGTACGGTTATCGCGTACTGGTGATCAGCAATCCCGAACGTGCGATGGCGCGCTTCGCCGAAGAGGGAGAGCGGGCGGCCGACTTGTGCCTCTTCAGCACGGTCGATCTCGGTTCGGTCGGGCTCGAGGCGTTCAACAAGTTCGCCACCGATCCGCACACCGTCAACATTCCGGCGATCCTGCTCCTCAAAGAGCGTCAGGCCGGCTGGAAGAGCGAAGCCAAGCTAGGCGAGCATCGCGCCGCGATGCTGATGCCGATCAAAGTGCGGCAGCTGCGAACCTTGGTTCGCGAACTGCTGAAAGAGCCGGCCGAAGAGGAAGTTGAAACCTCGTAA
- a CDS encoding dicarboxylate/amino acid:cation symporter, which produces MTAEEPQPSQPSNSGGFTGLILILVGIFAGALVGLLYGETMWRAAHGPSKAVEVLEKTLAQKESFSQRAADAAAATDDREAKQRHEKESQRLADQAVKVDARLQEMETIAADTEKERAAGQLYFAETVWMLTEFCGDVFLQILKLLVIPLVITSMITGITSLGDIRKVGRVGVYAITYYFITTTIAVLIGLIMVLVIQPGTQADDTFAYQSESVAEKEQGTPIEKLLEVVRGKPGDPGSGMFPANIFQAATSTNVLALIVFAIVFGSALTTIGEEGMIVIRFFRAANEAVMKMVHMVMAIAPVGIFGLVATNIAKNGGAAGFGEQMQRIGWYVAAVSIGLLLHALVLMLIVWYFGKKNPLKYAMGMSRALLTAVSTASSSATLPITIECVEENNDVSPKAAGFVLPLGATINMDGTALYEAIAVIFIAQSLGIPLGVGELLVIFLTASLAAVGAAGVPEAGLFTMVIVLQAVGLPTEGVGIILAIDWFLDRLRTTVNVFGDSIGAAVVDNLVVSRP; this is translated from the coding sequence ATGACCGCAGAAGAACCGCAACCGTCCCAACCCTCCAACAGCGGCGGCTTCACCGGCCTCATTCTGATCCTCGTCGGCATCTTCGCCGGCGCCCTGGTCGGACTGCTGTATGGCGAGACGATGTGGCGGGCCGCGCATGGCCCGTCGAAAGCGGTCGAAGTGCTCGAAAAAACCTTGGCGCAAAAGGAGTCCTTCTCGCAGCGAGCCGCGGACGCAGCCGCCGCGACCGACGATCGTGAAGCCAAGCAGCGGCACGAAAAAGAGTCGCAGCGCCTTGCCGATCAAGCGGTCAAGGTCGACGCTCGACTCCAGGAGATGGAAACCATCGCCGCCGATACCGAGAAAGAGCGGGCCGCCGGTCAGCTCTACTTTGCCGAGACGGTCTGGATGCTGACCGAGTTTTGCGGCGACGTCTTCTTGCAGATATTGAAGCTGCTGGTCATTCCGCTGGTGATCACCAGCATGATCACCGGCATCACCTCGCTGGGGGACATCCGCAAGGTCGGCCGTGTCGGCGTCTACGCAATCACCTACTACTTCATCACCACCACGATCGCCGTGCTCATCGGCTTGATCATGGTGCTGGTGATTCAGCCGGGGACCCAGGCCGACGACACCTTCGCCTATCAAAGCGAATCGGTCGCCGAGAAAGAACAAGGGACGCCGATCGAAAAGCTGCTGGAAGTGGTCCGTGGCAAGCCAGGCGATCCTGGCAGCGGTATGTTCCCCGCCAACATCTTTCAGGCCGCCACATCGACCAACGTGCTCGCCCTGATCGTGTTTGCGATCGTGTTCGGTTCGGCGCTGACCACCATCGGCGAAGAAGGGATGATCGTGATTCGCTTCTTCCGCGCCGCCAACGAAGCGGTGATGAAGATGGTGCACATGGTGATGGCGATTGCGCCGGTCGGCATCTTCGGCCTGGTGGCGACCAACATCGCCAAGAATGGGGGCGCCGCTGGCTTTGGCGAACAAATGCAGCGGATCGGCTGGTACGTGGCGGCGGTCTCGATCGGTCTGCTGTTGCATGCGTTGGTCCTGATGTTAATCGTCTGGTACTTCGGCAAAAAGAATCCGCTGAAATACGCGATGGGAATGTCACGGGCTTTGCTGACGGCGGTCAGTACTGCTAGCAGCTCGGCGACGTTGCCGATCACGATCGAATGTGTCGAAGAAAACAACGACGTCTCGCCCAAGGCGGCCGGCTTCGTCCTGCCGCTAGGCGCAACGATCAACATGGACGGCACTGCGCTGTACGAAGCGATCGCGGTGATCTTTATCGCGCAAAGCCTTGGAATTCCGCTTGGTGTTGGCGAATTACTTGTTATCTTCTTAACCGCGTCGCTGGCTGCCGTTGGCGCGGCGGGCGTGCCGGAAGCCGGCCTCTTCACCATGGTGATTGTCCTCCAAGCAGTGGGGCTACCTACCGAGGGTGTCGGCATCATCCTGGCGATCGACTGGTTCCTCGACCGACTGCGCACCACCGTTAACGTGTTTGGCGACTCAATCGGCGCGGCCGTAGTTGATAACCTCGTCGTGTCGCGCCCATAA
- a CDS encoding DUF1598 domain-containing protein, protein MAFRSTRLFHLLLATFAVGLLVAPAAAQTNNNGDNNIEQSGVYVDAQGVLRMQRAADPTGMLMRQRLQAAKANLSPELTKPTELRKISLNRLEAALAKATADNNTIPEEMRNLAGLTGLKYVFFYPESGDIVIAGPAEGFVSDLTGRAVGTTTGKAVLSLDDLIVALRAYAPGTNGVNFVGVSIDPTEEGLRNYKAYIASVGTNLAKINLRTLVPGMQQALGKQDVTVTGISPKTNFAKTLVEADYRMKLIGIGLERPPVRIPSYTEKSRGGSNALQRWFFTPDYECVKLSEDGLAMELVGQGVKLVGEAELVTRDGGRVQTGGQDAASKMFTMAFTKRYPELAKRSPVYAQMKNQIDMLIAAAYIQEYDLYGQAQWNLGVFNDENAYPVEVNNAPTQVETAVNAVWKGNRLVTPIGGGVSIKPKYALLPERMLEDKDGALEKERTADKVPQLKDGQWWWD, encoded by the coding sequence ATGGCATTCCGCTCGACCCGGCTGTTTCACTTGCTGCTAGCGACTTTCGCTGTCGGACTATTGGTCGCGCCGGCCGCAGCTCAAACGAACAACAACGGCGACAACAACATCGAGCAGTCCGGCGTGTATGTTGACGCCCAGGGCGTGTTGCGGATGCAGCGAGCTGCTGATCCGACCGGCATGCTGATGCGTCAGCGCCTGCAGGCCGCCAAGGCGAACTTGTCGCCCGAGCTGACCAAGCCGACCGAACTGCGTAAGATCTCGCTCAATCGCTTGGAAGCCGCGCTGGCCAAAGCGACTGCCGACAACAACACCATTCCGGAAGAGATGCGAAATCTCGCCGGTCTGACCGGACTGAAGTACGTCTTCTTCTATCCCGAGTCGGGCGACATCGTGATCGCCGGTCCGGCGGAGGGTTTCGTCAGCGATCTGACCGGTCGCGCCGTCGGCACCACGACCGGCAAAGCGGTCTTGTCGCTGGACGACTTGATCGTCGCGCTGCGGGCCTACGCCCCGGGGACCAACGGCGTCAACTTTGTCGGCGTCTCGATCGACCCGACCGAAGAAGGCCTGCGGAACTACAAGGCTTACATCGCCAGCGTCGGCACGAACCTGGCGAAGATCAATTTGCGAACGCTGGTGCCGGGCATGCAACAAGCCCTGGGCAAGCAAGACGTGACCGTGACCGGCATCTCACCGAAGACCAACTTCGCCAAGACGCTGGTCGAAGCCGACTATCGCATGAAGTTGATCGGCATCGGGCTGGAACGCCCGCCGGTTCGCATTCCGAGCTACACCGAAAAGTCGCGCGGCGGATCGAACGCTTTGCAGCGCTGGTTCTTCACGCCTGATTACGAATGCGTCAAGCTGAGCGAAGATGGCCTGGCGATGGAACTGGTTGGCCAAGGGGTCAAGTTGGTTGGCGAAGCTGAGTTGGTCACTCGTGACGGCGGTCGCGTGCAGACCGGTGGCCAAGATGCGGCCAGCAAGATGTTTACGATGGCCTTCACCAAGAGGTATCCCGAACTGGCCAAGCGTTCGCCGGTTTACGCCCAGATGAAGAACCAGATCGACATGCTGATAGCGGCCGCTTACATCCAAGAGTACGACCTGTACGGTCAAGCTCAGTGGAACCTGGGCGTCTTCAACGACGAGAACGCTTACCCGGTTGAAGTGAACAACGCCCCGACCCAGGTCGAAACGGCCGTCAACGCCGTCTGGAAAGGGAACCGCCTGGTCACGCCGATCGGCGGCGGCGTCTCGATCAAACCGAAGTACGCCCTGCTGCCGGAACGGATGCTGGAAGACAAAGATGGCGCCCTTGAAAAAGAACGAACCGCCGACAAGGTTCCGCAACTCAAAGACGGCCAATGGTGGTGGGACTAA